Within the Plesiomonas shigelloides genome, the region ATCTGCCAACAGATCAGGGATAACACATCCGCCTTGATGGCGTTTTTCAACGCCGCCGCCGGGGCCATACCCATCTGACGGGCAGGCAGATACTGAAAGGCAATGCCAAGCAGTAATGCCAAGCAAAAATCCAGTGTCCAACTGCCAAATATCGCGCTGCCAAACAAGGTTACCGGCACACACAGAACCCACACTTCACCGATAATATCGGCCAACGTACAGCCAGTGCCGCAGTGGGTGCTGGTTTTAAACACGTTTTTCCAAGTCACTTTGCCGTGATGCATCATCATCATGCCATGCATATCGTGCATATCGTGCATATCGTGCATATCGTGCATATCGTGCATATCGTGCGCAGTGTGTTCGCCCGCCGGCGCGTTTGTCATCCCCGGCATGGTATGAGAATGCACCATGGCATGCGCGCCCTTCGAAACTGCATTGGCACGACCAAACCAAAAATAGGCGATTAATCCCAATAAGCCGAAATACAAGGCGTTAATGGGCCACGCAATCGCCATGATCGACATTGCTTGCGGATGATGTCGAATATCCCAATAAATAATGACGGCGCTCACCAAAGCACTGAGCAGCCAAAACCAAGCCAGCGTCTGCAACCATGCGGGAAATAACATACAGCAACTCCTTGTGCGCATCGGCCCCGTAATAACTCTAGTCAAGAACGCTTGAATAAGAGACGACCAAAATAGCAAACGGCGTCATGCACGATAAATGAACAGTAGTAAAACGGTAACACAGCAGGATGTTGCAAACGGCAAGAATGCGTTTCAGTGGAATAATTGGTCAATTAACGATAGCAGGAGCGTAAACCGACGCACTTGGTGCGCCAATAAAAAGACCGGCAATGCCGGTCTTTTTCAGAGGGAATTCACTTAGCGCAATCAATTAATAAAACACACCAATAATAATGGTATGGATCACTAATCCCGCCACAACCGGAACCATTGTGCGTTTAACTACCGCAAATGGTGTTAAATGCGCGGCACTGGAAACCGCAATAATGACACCGGAGACCGGTGATACTGCGCGCCCCATATGTGATGCCTGCTGCATAGGCAGGATCATGCTGACCGCATTAGCACCCATGCTGCTGGCAATTTGCGGGATCAACTCAACGAATGCCAAGAAAGGCGCATTACCAGAGCCCATGACCATTGCGGCGGCAAACGTCACAATGGCAAACACCACAGCCATGGCAAATGGCGGCAAACCAACATGCAGCGCCAATTCAATCAACACATCTATTGCACCACACACCTTAATTCCATGAGCAAAGACACCTGCAGCAACCAATAGCCCAACCACGCCGGTAAAGGCTTGCCCCATCCCTTTAAGGAACACATCAAATCCAGCACAGACCTGCTTGGCATCTCGTAACCGAATCAACTCCAGTAACATACAGATAGCCATACTGATCAGCACGATAGTGGTGACATCCAACCGGATCCCTTGCACAAATAGCTGCGATGAGCCGACAGCCATCACAATCGGCAGCATTGGCAAACAGGCATATAACGCTGGCGCGCCTTGTTTTTCACCCTCAGAAACAGCGGCGGGCTGCGGCACAAAACCTTCCTGACGGTCGCAATGACGCTGCCAGAAAATATGCACGATCCCCATCAGCAATACGGTGACCAGTGCCGCCGGCCCCTGACTGAACAGAACATACTGCACCACATCTTGCTGCACCGCCGCCGCACCTCGGATCGCATCAATCGCTGTCGGCGTATATGCCACCGCCAACGAAGTTGCAATCACGCCAGCCGCGGAGCCCGCCGACAACCCCAGCCCCAGCATGATCGGGAACATCGTGCCCATCAATAGCACAGCCAGACCTGTTGCCGAAGGGATTGCCAATTGCAACGCACTGGCCAGCAGATATGAGCAAAACAACAGTGCGTAGGGTGAACGAAGGTTTTTCAGTGGCTTAGTGGCAACCCGCACGACGGCCGCATTGGCACCAATGTGATCCATATAATGGGCAAAGCCCATCAGCGCCATGATCATCATGCCTAACTGCGCTGCCCGACTGCTAAACAGATCGCGGATGACTTCAAATCCATCTAATGCCGCAATACCGGTTGATGGCACGGAGGACTGTAAGATCTT harbors:
- a CDS encoding DUF4396 domain-containing protein is translated as MLFPAWLQTLAWFWLLSALVSAVIIYWDIRHHPQAMSIMAIAWPINALYFGLLGLIAYFWFGRANAVSKGAHAMVHSHTMPGMTNAPAGEHTAHDMHDMHDMHDMHDMHDMHGMMMMHHGKVTWKNVFKTSTHCGTGCTLADIIGEVWVLCVPVTLFGSAIFGSWTLDFCLALLLGIAFQYLPARQMGMAPAAALKNAIKADVLSLICWQIGMYIWMAIVLFGLFAPDMPRLSAVYWFMMQIAMVAGFFTAYPMNWWLVKKGIKHAM
- the dcuC gene encoding C4-dicarboxylate transporter DcuC, which produces MFQIILALLVILVVARLILRGYKAEPVLLLAGLLLMAATQLFGWGKILQSSVPSTGIAALDGFEVIRDLFSSRAAQLGMMIMALMGFAHYMDHIGANAAVVRVATKPLKNLRSPYALLFCSYLLASALQLAIPSATGLAVLLMGTMFPIMLGLGLSAGSAAGVIATSLAVAYTPTAIDAIRGAAAVQQDVVQYVLFSQGPAALVTVLLMGIVHIFWQRHCDRQEGFVPQPAAVSEGEKQGAPALYACLPMLPIVMAVGSSQLFVQGIRLDVTTIVLISMAICMLLELIRLRDAKQVCAGFDVFLKGMGQAFTGVVGLLVAAGVFAHGIKVCGAIDVLIELALHVGLPPFAMAVVFAIVTFAAAMVMGSGNAPFLAFVELIPQIASSMGANAVSMILPMQQASHMGRAVSPVSGVIIAVSSAAHLTPFAVVKRTMVPVVAGLVIHTIIIGVFY